A single window of Methanofastidiosum sp. DNA harbors:
- a CDS encoding MMPL family transporter, with protein MKELRDTLFGKLALIEYKYSKIIVVSMLLITIFLSFGALNLKFESDFMKELPQNFDVVKTQNLINSEFGEEEGIIILLETDFDVVGDIRNKQSLESIYELEKRLSSRPEIIDVIGPGTVYYSIFRDIPSDEMSLREVAKTIPGLISKDYTSAIVMVRMSGVRSEEEIQAAIDIVEEETEKVQLYGLDYTVTGSPVLNKTILKILREDSLKTMAISAIIVFLLLSLILRFKSFFVIIPLICGIVWTAGILSYIGIPISLVTASVGAIVIGLGAEYGIFMVLRYNEEAKKDKPNEERVVAMVAGVGRGTIGSSATTIAGFMALALSSMPMMVHLGTALSLGIISCLIGALVFLPSIMALRKW; from the coding sequence ATGAAAGAGCTAAGAGATACCCTTTTTGGAAAACTTGCACTTATCGAATACAAGTACAGTAAGATTATTGTAGTCTCAATGCTACTGATAACTATTTTTTTATCCTTTGGCGCATTAAACTTAAAGTTTGAATCTGATTTCATGAAAGAACTTCCCCAAAACTTTGACGTTGTAAAAACTCAAAATCTCATTAACAGTGAATTTGGCGAAGAAGAAGGAATTATAATTCTATTGGAAACTGATTTTGATGTTGTAGGCGATATACGAAACAAACAAAGTCTTGAAAGTATATATGAGCTTGAGAAAAGGTTAAGCTCCAGACCAGAGATAATCGACGTGATTGGCCCCGGGACTGTCTATTATTCCATATTTAGAGATATTCCTTCAGATGAAATGTCATTGAGGGAAGTGGCAAAAACTATACCGGGATTGATATCAAAAGATTATACGTCAGCTATAGTCATGGTCAGGATGAGCGGGGTAAGGAGCGAAGAGGAAATTCAAGCTGCAATCGACATAGTAGAGGAAGAAACTGAAAAAGTACAGTTATACGGCTTGGATTATACAGTAACAGGATCCCCTGTGTTAAATAAAACTATTCTTAAAATTTTGAGAGAAGATTCATTGAAAACTATGGCAATATCCGCAATAATTGTATTCCTATTACTGAGCTTAATACTTAGATTCAAATCATTCTTTGTTATTATTCCTCTTATTTGCGGGATAGTGTGGACTGCAGGAATTCTATCCTATATTGGGATCCCAATAAGCCTTGTAACAGCTAGTGTTGGCGCTATTGTCATAGGTCTAGGTGCCGAATACGGGATATTTATGGTATTACGTTACAACGAGGAGGCAAAAAAAGACAAGCCAAATGAAGAAAGAGTTGTGGCTATGGTTGCGGGCGTTGGCCGGGGCACCATAGGTTCAAGTGCAACGACAATCGCTGGCTTTATGGCCCTAGCGCTTTCTTCGATGCCTATGATGGTCCATCTTGGAACTGCTTTATCCTTAGGAATAATAAGCTGTCTTATTGGAGCTTTAGTTTTTTTACCTTCAATTATGGCTTTGAGGAAGTGGTAA
- a CDS encoding PadR family transcriptional regulator produces the protein MTFRQIHNSFHYFHILDTFGLWLFSKKELCGYDVIKEFESRSKGTWKPSPALIYPKILIWVSEGLIEETNKGTRGKKYYKITPKGNIRLNQKMGNLKRDLLNYEDFLGEVFEVGI, from the coding sequence ATGACATTTAGACAAATTCACAATAGTTTTCATTATTTTCATATTTTAGATACATTCGGGCTTTGGTTATTTAGCAAGAAGGAGCTATGTGGCTACGACGTAATAAAAGAGTTTGAAAGTAGGTCGAAAGGCACTTGGAAACCGTCTCCGGCTTTAATTTATCCTAAAATATTGATATGGGTATCCGAAGGATTAATTGAAGAAACGAATAAAGGAACTAGAGGTAAAAAATATTATAAAATAACTCCGAAGGGAAATATAAGATTAAATCAGAAAATGGGCAATCTTAAAAGAGATCTCTTAAATTATGAAGATTTTCTGGGGGAAGTTTTTGAGGTGGGTATATGA